A stretch of Ranitomeya variabilis isolate aRanVar5 chromosome 3, aRanVar5.hap1, whole genome shotgun sequence DNA encodes these proteins:
- the LOC143817732 gene encoding uncharacterized protein LOC143817732: MSGPIDNVTINVQGKPLPFLVDTGAARSVIRLQDLPFPDLISTEAVTCVGVDGKPTSNKFTSKIQVGPYEDVFMHLVVSPTCPTNLLGADLLQKLRATIAYSSDGLTITDPLNPSEECQLQAAPLLMMMDEAAKTFSSVPPEVMSQVPSTLWSTGPEDIRRLAVPPVRVILKPGAQLPRVPQYPLKSVQKESLATQIKTLLENGALVKCNSPCNTPLFPVKKRTLKGEAPKYLTEWAHGITHRGKNQMNDLIWKTYMAPGISTVTQKYCKSCLVCATCNPAPPQKVTQKHLAKPLYPFQRIQIDHIQMPKVGKYEYVLVVTDMFSGWPEAYPVTNMTARVTVKRLMTEVVCRYGVPEVIESDQGPAFTAALTKELWTLVGADLGLHTPYHPQSSGKVERLNGTLKNKILKASQEVRLPWTDILPIDLYSVRNTPRGPTKLTPYEILFGGPPRLGQYFPQQLALGSDTLVKYVIALTKELSVTHARVLSSIPDPDSSEGTHTFQPGDYVLVKKFVRKTSLELRFEGPYQVLLTTPTSVKLEGRPTLIHASHCKKFVPPSEPST; the protein is encoded by the exons ATGTCTGGTCCTATAGACAATGTAACGATCAACGTTCAAGGCAAACCCTTACCGTTTCTTGTGGAtacaggtgcagccagaagtgttatcAGATTACAGGACCTGCCTTTTCCCGATCTGATATCCACTGAAGCCGTGACATGCGTGGGAGTGGATGGCAAGCCTACTTCTAACAAGTTCACCAGTAAGATACAGGTTGGACCATACGAAGATGTGTTTATGCATCTAGTGGTGTCCCCCACTTGTCCTACCAACCTTCTGGGAGCAGACCTTCTCCAAAAGCTGAGAGCAACTATAGCCTATTCATCAGATGGTCTCACCATCACTGACCCGCTCAATCCGAGCGAAGAGTGTCAACTTCAAGCTGCACCTCTGCTTATGATGATGGATGAAGCTGCTAAAACATTTTCGAGTGTTCCGCCAGAAGTGATGTCACAAGTTCCATCTACTCTATGGTCTACTGGCCCTGAAGATATTAGACGTCTTGCTGTGCCCCCGGTGCGGGTCATTCTTAAACCTGGAGCTCAGCTCCCAAGGGTGCCCCAATATCCACTCAAATCTGTCCAGAAAGAGTCTTTGGCCACTCAAATCAAGACTCTCTTGGAGAACGGGGCACTAGTCAAATGTAACTCTCCCTGTAACACACCTTTGTTTCCAGTAAAGAAGAGGACATTAAAAGGAGAAGCTCCAAAGTATC tgacagaatgggcacacggtatcacccacagaggcaagaatcagatgaatgacctaatttggaagacttatatggcacctggaatctctactgtcacccaaaaatattgcaaatcctgccttgtgtgtgcaacatgcaatccagcaccgcctcagaaagttactcagaaacatttggctaaaccactttatccctttcagaggattcagattgatcacattcaaatgccaaaagtagggaagtacgagtatgtactggtagtgactgacatgttctcaggatggcctgaagcctatccagtaacaaacatgactgccagagtgactgttaagagactgatgactgaagtagtatgcagatatggggtcccagaggtaattgagagtgaccaaggacctgcgttcactgcagcactgactaaggaactatggacattggtgggagcggatttgggtttacatactccatatcacccccagagcagtgggaaagtagaaagattgaatggcaccttgaaaaataaaatactgaaagccagtcaggaggtcagacttccttggacagacattttgcccattgacttatactcagtcagaaacactccaaggggtcccactaaactcacaccatacgagattctttttggggggcctccaaggttgggtcaatattttccacaacagctagccttaggaagtgatactctggtaaaatatgtcattgcccttactaaagaactgtcagtaacacatgcacgagttttatcatccattccagatccagattccagtgaaggtacccatactttccaacctggtgactacgtgctggttaagaagttcgtcagaaagacttccctggagttgagatttgagggtccctaccaagtgcttctGACAACTCCTACTTCAGTCAAACTTGAAGGAAGACCGACGTTGATACACGCCTCTCACTGCAAGAAGTTCGTGCCTCCGTCAGAACCTTCTACATAA